AACTTTTGTTTCGCATGTTTTGTGTACGGGTATACTGGGATGCCATATAAAACGTGTTTCTTACAATGGATcatggttttaaaaaagaaagaaaagtttaaaaacactcTGCCTAGATGACACAGGTGGTCAGGAGCAAGCTTGGACTAACCCCAGTGCAGGCCATCTACTCATTCCCCAGCCAGGTGAGCCGAGTCCCAAATGGAGGCTGTCTCTCTGCTAGACAGGGCAGAGACACAGTCCCCCAAAACAAACCTCACCTGCTCAAAGTGGAAAATGTATTTATTGGATGTCCAGTCTCAGGCCCTGACTGGGGAGTAGAGGGCAGGTCTGGGACCCCGCCCCTTCCCTCAACATCACAGGGAAACCTCTGGAAGAAGGTGCAGATTCCTCATGGCCCCCCAACCATGGCTTGCAAGCCAGAGAATTTCAACACATAGCACTTTGACCTCCACCCCTCCAGTCAGGGCTCAGCCAGGGAATAGCTGATGTCTCTGAGGCTAGGGGACGCCACTCTGTTAATGTGAGGTCTCTTTCCCATCTTATCTCCAGAACACAGAGGACCCGAAGATTACTGGTGGACTCCTCCTTCGGGTCGGTCTAGGCCTCGGCTCGATgggtctgtgtctgtctccaggGCCCCGCAGCCCAGCCTCTGGTGCTCGCAGGGTGTCTGAGTGCGACAGCAGTCCATACTCCCCCCAGAAGCCCATGGTACCTGGGGTACCCTGCAGCCTGGTTCACGGATGCTTCCACCGAGTGTGCTTCTGCAGCGTGTTCTGCTCCATAAATCGACGTGGGCAGTGCGGGCACTGAAACGGGCGCTCCCCGGAGTGGACCCGGCTGTGCTGGGCCAGCTCACCTGCCTCTCGGAAGCGGCGAGGGCAGAGCGGACAGCCATGGGGCCGCCCGCCACCCGCCCGGTGAATGGAGTGGTGCCGCGCCAGGTGGCTGGCCCGCTTGAATGACTTCCCGCAAGTGTCGCATTCAAAGGGCTTCACCTCCGAGTGAGTGATGCTGTGTCGCTGAAGGTATGACATGTACTCGAAGACCCGGGAGCAGACGGGACAGCTGTAGCACTTTTTCTGAGCTGAAGCCCCATCGGGCCCGGACTCCCTCTGAGAATCGTCGTCCACCAGCACGGTGTACGGGACGCCCTGGGTATCAATGAGCAGGTAGTGGTTGGGCCTCGAAGGGGATGAAGTCTGGGGAGAGCCTGTGGAAGAGGAAGGTCCGGGTTCTGGGGACCGGCCTGTCCGAGGGGGAGGGGCCTCCATCACCTCAGCAGAGGGAAGCGCCAGggactgggggcagggggctggcgGCACCAGCATCCGGAGGGGTGGCTGAGGCctggaggatgggagagaggaTGAGAAGGTTACATAGAGGAGGGAAGCTCAGCCTCATGGGCACTGTTCTTTCCCCTCTATGTACCCTGCTCAGAAATGCATCCCCTGTCCTCCTTGTTTCCAGTCCTACACTGGACTCTGTAGCCCTCTGTAAGGTTCCCAGGGGCTCTCTCCTTGGAGAACTTCTCCTATCCTCTGTTCCACCACACAATGAGGCGCGGGATCTCTGTACCCCTCTAAGCAAGACCAGGACCTCGCTCTACCTTCCCTCTTTGTGCCCTCCTCAGCTCGTGGGTTGCCCCTCTACTCTGGCCACTCGGCAGAGCGTCTCTGGAGCCCACCCGATAGCTCTCCAGGTCTCTCAAGCATCGACGCCACTGACCCCGGTTTGGGTGTCAGTCCAGCCTACATTTTGTACCCCCTCTATATGTGCTCAAGCCTTCCCAAATGGGCTCTCACATTAGGACCCCCATGTCCTAATCCGGCCGCTAGTCACCTCTTGGAACACCTCCGCGCCCCCTCCCCTCGCCTGGCTACCTGCAGGTTCTCTCCAGTCCACGCCCAGccacctccccctaccccagtTCTTTTAGTGTCCCAGCGCTCTCTAGGGTTCCACCCCTGGTCCGCGGCCCCGGCCTCCGAGCCCCTCTACGCGAGTTCTCGGCAGCGCCCTTTCCGAGCCCTCAgaacagcccctcccagcccggCGCTCAGGTACCCGC
This genomic interval from Vicugna pacos chromosome 9, VicPac4, whole genome shotgun sequence contains the following:
- the ZNF581 gene encoding zinc finger protein 581, translated to MLVPPAPCPQSLALPSAEVMEAPPPRTGRSPEPGPSSSTGSPQTSSPSRPNHYLLIDTQGVPYTVLVDDDSQRESGPDGASAQKKCYSCPVCSRVFEYMSYLQRHSITHSEVKPFECDTCGKSFKRASHLARHHSIHRAGGGRPHGCPLCPRRFREAGELAQHSRVHSGERPFQCPHCPRRFMEQNTLQKHTRWKHP